One Deinococcus grandis DNA window includes the following coding sequences:
- a CDS encoding inorganic phosphate transporter, with product MDTALLSLIVIVALALIFDFINGFHDTANAIATSVATKVLTPAQAIAMAAVLNVVGALAGTAVAKTISKDIIPQDYATLHLVGATLVSAIVWNLFTWWKGLPSSSSHALVFSMVGAGVAAGGWGIIIPKGVQKTLTGLVTSPALGFIVPILLFLLISWLVLRWMKPRVVTRTFRTLQIFSAAFMAFSHGGNDAQKTMGIITFALAAYTGTKIETVPLWVILSAAAAMGAGTAVGGWRIIKTMGFKVVDLKPVDGFIAETGAALIIDGASRLGIPVSTTHTISTAIMGVGTTKGFRKVKWQVAGRIVQAWIYTIPVCIALGWLVHKAILAFI from the coding sequence TCATCAACGGCTTCCACGACACCGCCAACGCCATCGCCACGTCGGTCGCCACCAAGGTCCTCACACCCGCGCAGGCCATCGCCATGGCGGCCGTGCTGAACGTGGTGGGCGCGCTGGCGGGCACGGCGGTCGCCAAGACGATCAGCAAGGACATCATCCCGCAGGACTACGCCACGCTGCACCTCGTGGGGGCCACGCTGGTCAGCGCGATCGTCTGGAACCTGTTTACGTGGTGGAAGGGCCTGCCGAGCAGCTCCAGTCACGCACTGGTGTTCAGCATGGTGGGCGCGGGCGTCGCGGCCGGCGGCTGGGGCATCATCATCCCCAAGGGCGTCCAGAAGACCCTGACGGGCCTGGTGACCAGTCCGGCGCTGGGTTTCATCGTGCCGATCCTGCTGTTCCTGCTGATCTCCTGGCTGGTGCTGCGCTGGATGAAACCGCGCGTGGTGACCCGCACGTTCCGCACGCTGCAGATCTTCAGCGCCGCGTTCATGGCCTTCAGTCACGGCGGGAACGACGCGCAGAAGACCATGGGGATCATCACCTTCGCGCTGGCCGCGTACACCGGCACGAAAATAGAGACGGTGCCGCTGTGGGTGATCCTGTCCGCCGCCGCCGCCATGGGGGCGGGCACTGCCGTGGGCGGCTGGCGCATCATCAAGACCATGGGCTTCAAGGTCGTGGACCTCAAACCCGTGGACGGCTTCATCGCCGAGACCGGCGCGGCGCTGATCATCGACGGCGCGAGCCGACTGGGCATCCCGGTCAGCACCACGCACACCATCAGCACCGCGATCATGGGCGTCGGCACCACCAAGGGCTTCAGGAAGGTCAAGTGGCAGGTCGCCGGGCGGATCGTGCAGGCGTGGATCTACACCATCCCGGTGTGCATCGCGCTGGGCTGGCTGGTGCACAAGGCGATCCTGGCCTTCATCTGA
- a CDS encoding alpha-amylase family protein, with product MPQPALSRTLMTGALRAAFDDDRDADTFALRLDRYGPELLASLQPAYGEQAEPLLAQLLEVMLHAYHTRPADLKRLDEARLLTPDWLQRPDTVGYVAYTDRFAGTLKGVQGHLPYLEDLGVTYLHLMPLLKPRPGENDGGYAVMDYRAVRDDLGSMDDLSTLAADLRARGMSLVLDLVLNHVAQEHEWAEKARAGDPTYRAYFHIYPDRTEPDAFERTLPEVFPDFAPGNFTWDDAAQGWVWTTFNTYQWDLNWANPDVLREFVDIILHLANRGVEVFRLDAIAFLWKRLGTDCQNQPEVHHLTRALRACARIVAPAVAFKAEAIVAPDDLIHYLGTRDHHGKVSDMAYHNSLMVQLWSSLASRDTRLFTQALSAFPPKPTNTTWGVYVRCHDDIGWAISDADTSAVGLSGPGHRHFLSDFYSGEHPGTFARGLVFQFNPQTGDRRISGTLASLAGLEAALDSGNPTAVDHAVRRILLLHAVILAFGGVPLLYMGDELALLNDHAFGDAPEHAADNRWVHRPRMDWTRAQDAARDVTTPHGRVNAGLRHLIHARRALPHLHASIESRPLPSPDPCVLLLRRDHPQGTFLGVYNFSEHTIQFPAHVLRDVLGEHAVDHVAGSAFSFGAQPVVLDPYRALWLTAGTGPLA from the coding sequence ATGCCTCAACCTGCCCTTTCCCGGACGCTGATGACCGGGGCGCTGCGCGCCGCCTTCGACGACGACCGCGACGCCGACACCTTCGCGCTGCGCCTGGACCGCTACGGCCCGGAACTGCTCGCCAGCCTCCAGCCCGCCTACGGTGAGCAGGCCGAGCCCCTGCTGGCGCAGCTGCTGGAGGTCATGCTGCACGCCTACCACACCCGCCCCGCCGACCTGAAACGGCTGGACGAGGCCCGTCTGCTGACCCCCGACTGGCTCCAGCGGCCGGACACGGTGGGGTACGTGGCGTACACCGACCGCTTCGCGGGCACCCTGAAGGGCGTGCAGGGCCACCTCCCGTACCTGGAGGACCTGGGCGTCACGTACCTGCACCTGATGCCGCTGCTGAAACCCCGGCCCGGCGAGAACGACGGCGGTTACGCCGTGATGGACTACCGCGCCGTGCGCGACGACCTGGGCAGCATGGACGACCTGTCCACGCTGGCCGCCGACCTCCGGGCGCGCGGCATGAGCCTCGTGCTCGACCTGGTACTGAACCACGTCGCGCAGGAGCACGAGTGGGCCGAGAAGGCCCGCGCGGGCGACCCCACGTACCGCGCGTACTTCCACATCTATCCCGACCGCACCGAACCCGACGCCTTCGAACGCACCCTGCCGGAGGTCTTCCCGGACTTCGCGCCCGGGAACTTCACCTGGGACGACGCCGCGCAGGGCTGGGTGTGGACAACCTTCAACACGTACCAGTGGGACCTGAACTGGGCCAACCCCGACGTGCTGCGCGAGTTCGTGGACATCATCCTGCACCTCGCCAACCGGGGCGTGGAGGTCTTCCGGCTCGACGCCATCGCGTTCCTGTGGAAACGCCTGGGCACCGACTGCCAGAACCAGCCCGAGGTGCACCACCTGACCCGCGCGCTGCGCGCCTGCGCCCGCATCGTCGCGCCCGCCGTGGCCTTCAAGGCCGAGGCGATCGTCGCGCCCGACGACCTGATCCACTACCTGGGCACCCGGGACCACCACGGGAAGGTCAGTGACATGGCGTACCACAACTCGCTGATGGTGCAGCTGTGGAGCAGCCTCGCCAGCCGCGACACCCGCCTGTTCACGCAGGCCCTGTCCGCCTTCCCGCCCAAACCCACGAACACCACCTGGGGCGTGTACGTCCGCTGCCACGACGACATCGGCTGGGCGATCAGCGACGCGGACACCAGCGCCGTGGGCCTCAGCGGGCCCGGGCACCGGCACTTCCTGTCGGACTTCTACAGCGGCGAGCACCCGGGCACCTTCGCGCGGGGGCTGGTGTTCCAGTTCAACCCGCAGACCGGGGACCGCCGCATCAGCGGGACGCTCGCCAGCCTCGCCGGGCTGGAGGCCGCGCTGGACAGTGGCAACCCCACCGCCGTGGATCACGCGGTGCGGCGCATCCTGCTGCTGCACGCCGTCATCCTGGCGTTCGGCGGCGTGCCGCTGCTGTACATGGGCGACGAACTGGCCCTGCTGAACGACCACGCCTTCGGCGACGCGCCCGAGCACGCCGCCGACAACCGCTGGGTGCACCGCCCCCGCATGGACTGGACCCGCGCGCAGGACGCCGCCCGCGACGTCACGACCCCGCACGGCCGCGTGAACGCCGGACTGCGCCACCTGATCCACGCGCGCCGGGCGCTGCCGCACCTGCACGCCAGCATCGAGAGCCGCCCCCTGCCCAGCCCCGACCCGTGCGTGCTGCTGCTGCGCCGCGACCACCCCCAGGGCACGTTCCTGGGCGTGTACAACTTCAGCGAGCACACCATCCAGTTCCCCGCCCACGTCCTGCGGGACGTGCTGGGCGAGCACGCCGTGGACCACGTCGCCGGAAGTGCCTTCAGTTTCGGCGCGCAGCCGGTCGTGCTGGACCCCTACCGGGCGCTGTGGCTGACCGCCGGGACCGGCCCGCTGGCCTGA
- a CDS encoding response regulator has protein sequence MSRPFTVLLVEDELADAELFQDLLSEVAADIHVEHVENGQAALELLQRPGAQRPDLIVLDLNMPVMNGLDFLSQAKAVADLRAIPVMVLSTSDHPDDIHRAYDGYASGYVVKPGSYQEYTQVLDTVQAYWRGLVRLPRLEDLAR, from the coding sequence ATGTCCAGACCCTTCACCGTCCTGCTGGTCGAGGACGAACTCGCCGACGCCGAACTGTTCCAGGATCTGCTGTCCGAAGTGGCCGCCGATATTCACGTGGAACACGTCGAGAACGGTCAGGCCGCGCTGGAACTCCTGCAACGCCCCGGCGCCCAGCGCCCCGACCTGATCGTGCTCGACCTGAACATGCCCGTCATGAACGGCCTCGACTTCCTGTCGCAGGCCAAGGCCGTCGCGGATCTGCGCGCCATTCCCGTCATGGTCCTCTCGACCAGCGACCACCCGGACGACATTCACCGCGCGTACGACGGGTACGCCAGCGGGTACGTCGTCAAGCCGGGCAGCTACCAGGAGTACACCCAGGTGCTCGACACCGTGCAGGCCTACTGGCGCGGCCTCGTGCGCCTGCCCCGCCTGGAGGACCTGGCCCGCTGA
- a CDS encoding sensor histidine kinase yields the protein MTTVPQRFAGAAFDALSANIAIVDDRGVILAVNAAWRAFAQENGGGDELGVNYLSVCEAALGADQGDAQRIAAGIRDVLGGRAALFELEYPCHSPTEQRFFVARVTAFTQDGAQFALVAHENITRRKLAELEAAELTLELESRIQERTRALAASQAALERQNAELEDRNQALAQFAYVASHDLQEPLRTLGAYADILRHRYAGKVLDERADTYLQRITEQAFRARQLVRDILTLSNVATQPPLSPLNLGPLWDEACRALPWPEGARVSRDDLPEVHANAPQVRQLLTNLLGNALKFRADRPLRVHLSAQEQGDWVQFTVTDNGIGIAPKHAEQVFGMFQRLHSRAAAGGNGIGLAVCRRVVERHGGRIWIESRPEGVQVHFTLPARPGDGASAPE from the coding sequence GTGACGACGGTGCCGCAGCGCTTTGCGGGCGCGGCGTTCGACGCCCTGTCCGCGAACATCGCCATCGTGGACGACCGGGGCGTGATCCTGGCCGTGAACGCGGCGTGGCGGGCCTTCGCGCAGGAGAACGGCGGTGGGGACGAGCTGGGCGTGAATTACCTCTCGGTGTGCGAGGCGGCGCTGGGGGCCGATCAGGGGGACGCGCAGCGGATCGCGGCGGGCATCCGGGACGTGCTGGGCGGCCGGGCGGCCCTGTTCGAACTGGAGTACCCCTGCCACTCGCCGACCGAACAGCGGTTCTTCGTGGCGCGCGTCACGGCGTTCACGCAGGACGGCGCGCAGTTCGCGCTGGTGGCGCACGAGAACATCACGCGGCGCAAACTGGCCGAACTGGAGGCCGCCGAGCTGACCCTGGAGCTGGAAAGCCGCATTCAGGAGCGCACGCGGGCGCTGGCGGCCAGTCAGGCGGCGCTGGAACGGCAGAATGCCGAGCTGGAGGACCGCAACCAGGCGCTGGCGCAGTTCGCGTACGTGGCCAGTCACGACCTGCAGGAGCCGCTGCGGACGCTGGGGGCATACGCGGACATCCTGCGCCACCGCTACGCCGGGAAGGTGCTGGACGAGCGGGCCGACACGTACCTGCAGCGCATCACCGAGCAGGCGTTCCGGGCGCGGCAGCTCGTGCGGGACATCCTGACGCTGTCGAACGTGGCCACCCAGCCGCCCCTGAGCCCGCTGAACCTGGGGCCGCTGTGGGACGAGGCGTGCCGGGCGCTGCCCTGGCCGGAGGGCGCGCGGGTGTCGCGGGACGACCTGCCGGAGGTGCACGCGAACGCGCCGCAGGTGCGGCAGCTGCTGACGAACCTGCTGGGGAACGCGCTGAAGTTCCGCGCGGACCGGCCGCTGCGGGTGCACCTGTCCGCGCAGGAGCAGGGCGATTGGGTGCAGTTCACGGTGACGGACAACGGGATCGGGATCGCGCCGAAGCACGCCGAGCAGGTGTTCGGGATGTTCCAGCGGCTGCATTCGCGCGCGGCGGCGGGCGGGAACGGGATCGGGCTGGCGGTGTGCCGCCGCGTGGTGGAACGCCACGGGGGCCGCATCTGGATCGAGTCGCGCCCCGAGGGGGTGCAGGTGCACTTCACGCTGCCCGCCCGGCCGGGCGACGGGGCGTCCGCGCCGGAGTGA